Proteins encoded in a region of the Plasmodium berghei ANKA genome assembly, chromosome: 1 genome:
- a CDS encoding fam-a protein gives MNKLYIQIVLFILTISLYVNNKTLATELASGENATSESAYYYLTPEELYEKNKHLLCTDPEETINAEKLMNEVVTHLKYHATSNDDYKLCRKNPGISMFVYKKKHQDHTDVQKIKFKFYDSDKYNGIINMLWNPNHLNPFNTGFVKSIRRHNYNCLYVSKYK, from the exons ATGAATAAGCTTTATATtcaaattgttttatttattttaaccATCTCCCTATAtgtgaataataaaaccCTTGCAACTGAACTTGCTTCAGGAGAAAATGCAACATCCGAATCagcatattattatcttaC TCCAGAagaattatatgaaaaaaacaagcACCTATTATGTACCGATCCAGAAGAAACTATAAACGCAGAAAAACTTATGAACGAGGTTGTAACacatttaaaatatcatGCTACAAGTAATGAtgattataaattatgtaGAAAAAATCCTGGTATTAGTATgtttgtttataaaaaaaaacatcaAGACCATACAGAtgttcaaaaaattaaatttaaattttatgattcCGATAAG TATAATGGAATAATAAACATGTTATGGAATCCCAATCATCTCAATCCTTTTAATACTGGCTTTgttaaaa GTATCAGAAGACACAACTATAATTGCCTATACGTCagcaaatataaatga
- a CDS encoding fam-a protein gives MNKLYIQIVLFILTISLYVNNKTLATELASGENATSESAYYYLTPEELYEKNKHLLCTDPEETINAEKLMNEVVTHLKYHATSNDDYKLCRKNPGISMFVYKKKHQDHTDVQKIKFKFYDSDKYNGIINMLWNPNHLNPFNTGFVKIVRVYNPNLVMIQQRYKKKFGRRQKYFYALATKVEVSEDTTIIAYTSANINDHNPSNKKHQNTIIENSSLFITDIDSEEDIRKGKLKKTFVNLIGYLIEKKKRFVDVTYIESIDGHASF, from the exons ATGAATAAGCTTTATATtcaaattgttttatttattttaaccATCTCCCTATAtgtgaataataaaaccCTTGCAACTGAACTTGCTTCAGGAGAAAATGCAACATCCGAATCagcatattattatcttaC TCCAGAagaattatatgaaaaaaacaagcACCTATTATGTACCGATCCAGAAGAAACTATAAACGCAGAAAAACTTATGAACGAGGTTGTAACacatttaaaatatcatGCTACAAGTAATGAtgattataaattatgtaGAAAAAATCCTGGTATTAGTATgtttgtttataaaaaaaaacatcaAGACCATACAGAtgttcaaaaaattaaatttaaattttatgattcCGATAAG TATAATGGAATAATAAACATGTTATGGAATCCCAATCATCTCAATCCTTTTAATACTGGCTTTgttaaaa ttgTCCGTGTGTACAATCCAAATTTAGTAATGATACAACAAcgttacaaaaaaaaatttggaCGCCGtcagaaatatttttatgcttTAGCTACAAAGGTTGAA GTATCAGAAGACACAACTATAATTGCCTATACGTCagcaaatataaatgatcaCAACCCTTCCAATAAAAAACATCAAAACACAATAATAGAAAACTCTAGTTTATTCATAACTGACATTGATTCTGAAGAAGATATtagaaaaggaaaattaaaaaaaacgttTGTTAACTTAATTGGATACCtcattgaaaaaaaaaaaagatttGTTGATGTCACTTATATCGAATCT ATTGATGGGCATGCTTCcttttaa